The genomic segment GGGATTATCTCCGCGGTGGATGCTTTGACGCGGCGGACGGACGAGCCGGATGACGACTTCGTCAGACGTGCGGCATCAAACCCGCTGGCCCTGCCGGTCAAACAGGCCGACCTCGAAGACAATCTCAGTCAAGCCGAACAGGCCGGCAAGAACGCGGAAAAATACCAGCGCGGCCTGGATCTCTTGCGCGAGCTGAAGAGCAGGTAATAAATTCGCCCGGTTCGCTGGCAATTGCCACCCAGCTCGGCAATCGGCGGTAGCGAATGATCGCTCACGTCAGCCATGCGACAGAACGGGCCCGCGGCTTGTGTCCGCGAGTGCCAACGTCCCGAAGTCTTCAATCCATTTCACGTTTTGTTGGTAAACCACACCGTCGGGGCGCCGAGCACGCCTCCCGTGCGCATCGCCGTTTTCAGCTCGTCAAGCTTGCTGAATGCCTGAGCCGCTTCCAGCGTGGCAAACTCGTGGGTGACGGTAATATCGTTCGGATTGTCGATCGCGCGATAAACGGCTTGCGCCATCACCCCGTTGGCCTTCTGCACCGGAGAAAACCCATCATATATCTTGCGCCAGGCGGCGTAGTCGGAGACCTCGTGCCGCACGAATAATGTCGTCATATCATCCTCCCGCGTTGAATTTTTCAGGTTTGGTCGGGACGCGTGTTATGATTGAACGAGGAGCACCAGACTCTCGGGCAAGACGCCGTCATGCGCCATCGCGTCGGCAGCTGCCTTGGTCTGCATGAAGGCCATCAACTTTTCCATATCGGCGACGTCCATGACCAGGCCGACGCGGTTAGACGTTTGGGGGTCTATAAACGTGCGAATGTTCGTGACGCCGATCGGTTCGAATACCTGTTTACGCATAGGTGAAGCGAGCCAGTGTTTTGTGTCTTTTACATTGTGATAGGCCATTATTGTAGGCATTGCCTTCTCCTCTGGCATTGGAAAATGAAAGCCGAGTACATCACTACGCTTTACTGAGTTTCATTTCAACAATATTGCGTTGAATGGCCGTTTACGATCGCTGCATCAAAAATATAAATATAATTATCCGGAGTAATCCGAATATACTATGGTCGGCAGCGGGTTTGACTGTTGCGTTAGTTTTCCGAGAATGGCTTGTGGTAGTTCCGGGGTCCGCGACCGCAGCCACGCGTGAGATGGCTGAGGTTCAGAATGATCGAACGCGAACCATTTAATCTCAAAGCCTATGTGCAAGGCATCGGAACAAGGCCATGCTTTATCTGCGGCTTGGTCGAGGATGACCCGGCCTTCTTTCATCATCGCGTTTATGACGACGACGAGACCATCATTTTCCTGAGCAAATATCCCACTCTGCCCGGCTATTGCCTTGTCTGTCCGAAGGAGCACCGTGAGGATCTGGCGCGAGACATATCGGCAGACGAATATCTGCGACTACAGGAGAAGGTTCACATTTTGTCGCGTGCCCTCAAAAGGGTGTTCGATGCCGAGCGAATTTATGTGCTTTCGCTCGGCAGTCAGCAAGCCAATAGCCATTTACATTTTCACGTCGTTCCCTTGCCTTCGGGCGTCCCGCTTGAGGAGCAGCAATACCACGCGTTGATGGCCGAACACGGCGTTCTGCAGATACCCGATGATCAAATGGCGGAACTGGCGCAGCGGATCGCTGAAGCGTACTATTCCGAGCGGACTAATCACAGTTAGCCTTACGACGCTCGAGTGGTCCAAGGATGGTGATGCCTTCGCTATGTGCGGCGTCCGCCATCTTTCGGTCGGCCGTCGCCAGAGGCAGGCCCTGTGTTTTCCCCAGGGCGACGTAACTCGCGTCATATCCCGTCAGCCCGTAGTGGCTCGCCGGCGGGATTTGCAGCTACATCCACAGAGCAAAGGCCGGCACACGCACGCCTTTCTCACGGAAGCACCGCTCCAGCTCGTCAAGATCCGGACCAGCCGGCGGATTGCCCAGCGCCTTTGTCCAGTTTTCGCGGCTCGGCAAAGCCATTGCCGCGGTTGCCAGCAAGGTGGTTCCCGGACTGATTTCGTCGCGTAGCTGCGGCAGCAGGGTCTTGGCGTGGATGAGGTTGGTATTCGGGATCGGGCTCATCGCATGGCCGGCCCTCGGATCGGGCGATAGATCCACGATGGCGCTGACGTCCGTCTGGCCGTACCAGATAGCCCGGCCTTTCGCCTGTTCGGATCGGTCGGCATTGAAATCCGCGCGTTCGATCGCAAAGCCGCCCTCGATGGTGCTCAGTGCCCGCGGCGTGGCGATGCGGTGAATGCGAATGTGCCAGGGGTTTTCGGGGATGAGCCAGGTCTCGACGGTGACATCGCTCCAAGGGTGCCAGCGCGAATAGAGCCGATCGCCAGATATCAGCGCCTCCTCGAGGGTTTCCCGCATGCGGAAGTGGACGCCGTCGTCGGAGAGGCCGAGCATGCCGTCGAAGCTTGCGGCCGAAAAATTCCGGTCGTCGGCTTCGATGTTGAAGGCGTAGCGGGTGGAATAGACGAATTTCGAATATTTCTCGTTTGCGCCGCGCATCTTGTCGTGCTGCTGGCCGGAGGAGAGCACGACGACGTTTCCCGGTGTGTGCATGGCGACCATTCCCGCTTGCTTCAACGCAACCGGCTCCGAAAATTCCGGCTGCGGCGCTTCCTCGGCGGTCCAGAATGGATGATCCCCCGCAAGTGCGAGCGGCAGGAAGAATTTCAACGCCCAATAGGGCGAGCCGGGCGAGTTGTAGCTCTCGCTCATCAGCAGGTTCGGATAGCCATAGCCGATGGAGAGAACGCCGTCTCGCTCCGCAATCGGCATGGCTGACCACCAACGGATATGGCGCATGTAGTAGCCCTTGATCTCAGCCCAGGGCAACGCTTCGACGCCGGCAAAGGCAAGTGCGCCCCAGAAGCCACCGGCCGCGAAGCGGTAGGTCTGGCTACGGCCGAAGGCAAGTGCGGCGCCATCGGGGCCGAACCAATGGCGGATATCCCCGGCGAAGGTCCGGGCGCGATCGCGGAAGCGGTCCTTACGCGCCTCGTCGCCACGCGCCAGCACGGCATAGATCAGGCCGTAAAAATGCATGGCGAAGGGGATGTAATGATCGACCCGCCGCACAGGCCCGTCGCGATACCAGCCTTCGCCGAGATCGAAAGTCTCGAGTTCGTCGAGATAGGTCAGGGTTTTCCCACGGTCGAACGCAACACCCACGCGCTCCAGCCCGAGATCGATGAGGACGCGGAAGAATTTCCAGTTGTTGTCGATGAATTCGAGATCTCGTGCCGCGACGAGATAGGCGGCGACCGTCTTCTTCTGGCTATCGCTCAACGGCTCCCAAATATGTTCAGGCACCAGCGCCAATGCGAAGCCGACGGCAGCCAGCTCGACCAGCCGCTGATTGCGGTCGGCAAGATCGCCCCAATATTCGGGATGATTAGGATTGGTCCCATTAGACAGTCCGCGCCGATAGAGATCCCAATGCGGGAAATGGCTGCCGCCGGCCGCGAGCGGGACAATGCCCCACAGTGGCCGCGCAAATCCTTCGAGATCCGCCGCTGCCCGGTCGAAGATCGCGCCGGTAGCACCGAGGCGCACACGGGCGCCGCCTTCGGAAAAATAGGGCAGAAGCGGTGCGAAGAGGTCGATGACGGCCTTCGCCAGGTCGTCGCGCGTCTTCAGAGGATTGCCGGAAAGCGGGTTGGCCGCGGTGGGATCATATATCATCGTCAGCTCGGAAATTTCCTGAAACAGGATTGGCCGCGGGCCATGTCCTGGTCCGCGGCCGTCGGCATCTCATGAAGTCTACTTGATGGCCTTCACGCCTTCGGTCATTTCCTTCAAGCCGTCGTCGACGGAGGTGTTGTCGGTCATCATCGCGTCATGGACGCGGTTGAGCACGACCTCGATCTTGGCAGCGTTCGGGTTGACCGCCATCTCCAGATAGGCTTTCGACGGTATCAGAGCCTCCTTGCTGGCCGCGTCCTCAGGGAAACCTGGCGTTGCGGCGATCTTTGCGCTGACGTCAGCGGTCTTAAGCGCCGGGAAGGTGCCCGTCGATGCTATGACTGCAGCGCCCTCGGGACCGGTGACGAACTTGATGAAATCGAGCGCGGCAGCCTTGTGGTCGGAATTGGCGTTGACTGCGAGGCCGGAGATCTGGGCAGCCGTGGTGCCGGCCGCTACGCCGTCCGGATGCGGAAACTTCACGATGCCCCAGTTCTTGCTCTTCGATTCACCCGATTTCACCTTGGCGATCTGGGTGCCGACGAACCAGGTTCCCATCGGCAGCATGCCGATCGTACCGTTGAAGAAGAGCGCCGAATAATGCGTGTTCGATGTCTTCAGGAAGGCGTAGGAAGGAATGGCCCCATCTTTCTGCAGGGTGAGCGCTCGCTCGTACCAAGGCTTCAGGAAGGCGTAGTCGCCATCGACGAGCGTGTGTTTCCCGTCGAGGATGCCGGGCAGCTGAACGGTCGAACGCCAGGTATGCAAGAGCGCGCCATAGGTCTTGTTGGCGCCCATGCCGCCCGAAAGCTTCTCGGCGGTTGCGTCGAACTGCGCCCAGGTCATGTCATTGGTGGGGTAGGGAACGCCTGATTTGTCGAAGACGTCCTTGTTGTAATAGACGATCCAGAAGTCGGAGCGGAACGGCAGGGAATAGATCTTACCGTCGATGGTCAGTTCCTCGAGCAGGCCGCCATAGGGAGTTGGATCGATTTTCTGCTCGGTCACGAAGCTGCTGAGATCGGCGATATTGCCGGCACGCACCAGATTGGTGTAGCCCGGTACGTCCTTGATGGTGACGATGTCGATATCCTTAGAGCCACCGGTCAGCTGCGTCGAAATCATCTGCTGGTAGTCCTGCGAACCGAGATCCATCGGCTCGAATTTCACGTTCGGATGCTTGGCCTGATAGGCCTCGATCAGCGGCTTGTAATAGGCGGTCTTGTCCCAGTCCCACAAAGCCCATTTCAACGTCACCGCGTCCTGGGCAAGCGCTACGCCGGCCGTTGCCGCTGCCAGCGTGAAACCTGCTACGGCAAGTTTCATCGTCCTCCCGAGTTTATCCAAATACATTGCTGTTCTCCTTCCCTGGATCGTTTCTGAATCAGATATCTTATGAAGCGTCTTGTGCATGCGGTTTACGGTGCGGCTGCGTCGCCTCTGGCAAGTCCAGCACCAACACCGCCGCCCGATGGACGCCGAATGCGACGGCGAACATTCCGAGTGAAAAATTGACGGTTGCCGGCATGAAGGCGGAAACCGGATAGAAGAGGATATGCGCCAGCCACAGTGTGGCGACGAAGGTAAGCGCTGCAAGCGCCGGGAACGGACGGAGGACGGAGGCGAGCGCAGCCAACCGCAGCAGCCGGAGAGCCGGCAGATCGCGCATCACCATCAAAACGATGAGGTGACAGGCGAAAACCGCGACGAAGGCGGCGGCGGCGAGCGCGATCGTCAGCGGTGCGGCGAGCAACAGGTCATCCCGCGCGCCGGCGGCATAGGTCATGATCGCATGGATGCAGATCGCAAGAGCGCCCGTCAGTGCCAGGCCCCAGGCGGTGGCGCGCCAGAAGTAGCGCAGAAAAGCTTCGGTGAACTCTCTGAGGAGATAGGTGTTGCGATCCTCCACGAAGGCCACCGAGACGCGGGCCATGGCGGCGAGCGCGGCCGGCAGCGTTACGACGAAGAGCGAAGCCAGGATGAACAGGACGTTCAGCTTGACCATCTCCCACCATTCGCGGGCGAGGATCTCGGCAAACAAGGCAAGACCGGTCCGCTTCGGAGCATCCTTTCGAATGCCCGGCCCCTCCCTCGTCCACATGTCCCGCAACCGCTGCATAGCCTTCTCCCGCAGTCGCCTCAGTAAAGAATCGAGCGTTCCGTTTCCTTGTCGAACAGCTGCGCATTGCTCATGTCGGCGACGAGCCTTGCCGTCTCGCCGATCGCCGGACGGAAACGCGGCGAGACCCGGGCGATGAGATTGCGGCCGCCCGCCACCATGTTCAGGTGCACTTCCGAGCCCATTGGTTCTGCAAGTTCCACGACCGCATCCAGCGGCGCCAGATTCTCTTCCGAGATGTCGGCCGGCGGCAGTTCGTGAAAATTCTCAGGCCGGATGCCGAGCACCAGTTCACGTCCCTCATAGGGTGCGATCCTGCCCTTGTCGAAATGATCAGGCAGCGGCAATTCCCGACCATCGAAGACGGCGACATAGCCGTCGCCCCGGCGCTGAACAGTCGAGGGCAGCATGTTCATCTGCGGCGCGCCGATGAAGCCGGCGACGAACATGTTGACGGGACGATCGTAGAGGTTCTGCGGCGTATCGACCTGCTGGATGTGGCCGTCCTTCATGACGACGATCCGGTCCGCCATGGTCATGGCCTCCACCTGGTCGTGGGTGACGTAGATGAACGTGGCGTTGAGGCGCTTATGCAGCTTGGTGATTTCGGAGCGCATCGTGCCGCGCAGCTTGGCGTCGAGATTGGAAAGCGGCTCGTCGAGAAGGAAGACGGCGGGATTGCGCACCATCGCGCGGCCGAGCGCGACGCGCTGGCGCTGGCCGCCCGAAAGCGCCTTCGGCTTGCGGTTCAGGAGATGGGCGATGTCGAGGATCTTGGCTGCATCCTGCACTTGGGCATCGATGAAGTCTCGCGATACTTTTCTGAGCTGCAGGCCGAAGGCCATGTTTTTGTAGACGGTCATATGCGGATAGAGCGCATAGTTCTGGAAGACCATGGCGATATCCCGATCCTTGGAGGGGACGTCGTTCATCAGGTCGCCGCCGATCTTCAGTTCTCCTCCCGAGATCTCCTCGAGGCCGGCGATCATCCGCAGCGTTGTCGATTTACCGCAGCCGGAAGGGCCGACCAGGATGATGAATTCCTTATCGGCGATTTCCAGATCGATGTCGTGGACGACGGTGAGCGCGCCGTAGGATTTGTTCAGCTCTTTAAGCGAAATGCTGGCCATCGGGTCCTCCTGAATTCACCAATAGGAAGACCAGCGGCGCGAAAGGCGCGTCAAAGCTTCCATGTAATAATAATCTCCCCAGGAGACGCATTCATCGACGCCCTCGCCGCGGCAGGTGTTGAAGGGTGATTTCTTCGAATAGGTGGCGTGCAGCACCAGGCCGTTGGAGATCGTGGGATCCTTGACCGCATAGTGGTCGGCCAGGCTCTTCATCATCCGCCGCGCCAGCGTGCGATAACGCTCGGCGGCTTCGGCTTCGACGAGATCGGCCATCTCCAGAAGGCCACAGGCGGTAATTGAGGCCGACGAGCTGTCGCGCGGCTCGCCGTCTGCGTCCGAAAAGACGAGATCCCAATAGGGCACCATGTCGGCCGGCAGCCGGTTGAGATAGAAGGTGAGCAGCCGGTCGAAGGTCTGGCGATATTCCTCAATCCGCTCGTAACGATAGGAGAGCGCCATGCCTGAAATTCCCCAGGCCTGTCCGCGCGCCCAGGCGCTGTCGTCTTTGTAGCCTTGCTTGGTGGCGCCGCGCACCGGCGCTCCGGTGACCGGGTCCATATAGAAGGTGTGATAGGTGGAATCGTCAGGCCGCACCGAATTGGCGAGCGTGGTGCGGGCGTGGATGAGCGCGATCTCGCGGTATTTCGGATCACCGGTCTCGCGGCTTGCCCAGTAGAGAAGCGGCAGGTTCAAGAGGCAGTCGATGATGTAGCGGTATTCTTCTGCTTTACCCTTGCGGCCCCAGGCCTGGATGAATTGGCCGATCGGCTGAAAACGTTCGATCAGCTGGTCGGCGGCGAGGATCGCAGCCCGGCGCCCATCCTCGTCTCCGACGAGCTTCCAGGCGGCGATGCAGGAGGGCGAATAGAGAAAGCCCATGTCGTGATGATCGGTCTCGATGCGGTTAATGATCCGATGCAGGAACGACTGGACCTGGGTCTGCGCGGCATCTCGGAAAACTGCCTCGCCGCTGTGTTCGAAAGCGAGCCACAGCTCTCCCGGCCAGAAGCCTGCTGTCCATTGGTCGTTGGCGACAGCGGGGTAGAAATTCTTGACGCTCGAATGGTTCTGCGCGGCATGGGTGAATTCGGGAAGGTTGCGCCGGATCTGATCGACAGCGAGATCGAGCGCGGTTTTCACCTCCTCGTCGGTGATCGGCTGCGGGGCGACTGAGGAAATGGCGTTCATGGCCTAACCCTTCAATCCGGTCGAGGCGATGCCTTCGACGAAGAAGCGCTGGAGTACAAGGAAGACGACGAGAACCGGGATGAGCGCGACGACGGAGGCCGCCATGATCAGCCCATACTCGGCCGAATATTGCGAGATGAACATGCGCAGGCCGATCTGGACCGTCTTCAGCTCGGTCTTGGTCAGATAGATCATCGGCCCGAGAAAGTCGTTCCACGTGGTGACGAAGGTGAAGATCGTCAGGGTCGAGAGCGCCGGCTTCGACAGCGGCAGCATGATGCGTGCCCAGATCTGGTACTCGTTCATGCCGTCGATGCGGGCCGCCTCGCAAAGTTCGGTCGGAATCGACATATAGAATTGCCGCATGAGGAAGACGCCGAAGGCGGTGAAGGCTTGCAGGCAGATCAGCGCCAGATGGGTGTTGTTGAGGCCGAATTCGCGCATCAGCAGGAATTGCGGCACCATATAGACCTGCCAGGGCATGGCGATGGTGGCGATGTAGCCGAGGAACAGAGTGTTCTTATAGGGAAAATTCAGCTTGGCGAAGGCGTAGGCCGCAAAGCTGGAGGTCAAAAGCTGCAGCAGCGTGACGATGATCGTCAGTTTCGAGGTGTTGTAGATGAAGAGGGCGAGCGGGATCTTCGTCCAGATATCGACGTAGTTTTGCCATTGCGGTACGGACGGTATCCACTCGATCGGGAAGGCGAACACGTCGCGGCTGAGCTTCAGCGATGCCGAAAGCATCCAGGCAAAGGGCATCAGCATGATCAGCGTGACGGCGATGACGATGGCATAGATCGCGACCGTCCCGACGGTCACCTTGCGTCCGGCGATCCTCATGCCTCGTCCTCCCTCTGGCGCCGGAACTGGAAGACGGTGACCGCGAGGACGAGGAAGAACAGCACCAGCGAAACCATGCTGGAATAGCCGAGATCCCAGGAAATGAAAGCTTCGTTGTAGATGTGGTAGACGAGGACCAGCGTCGAGGTGCCGGGTCCGCCTTGGGTGATCATGTAGATCTGATCGAATACCTTGAAGGACTGGATGGTCAGCATGACGGTCACGAAGAAGGTCGTCGGGCCGAGCTGCGGCACTGTGACATGGATGAATTTCTGCCAGGAATTGGCGCCATCGAGGTCGGCGGCCTCGTAGAGTTCGGCATTGATGCCCTGCAGGCCGGCCAGATAGATGACCATGTAATACCCCATGTTCTTCCAGATGCCGAAGAGGATCACCGTCACCATCGCCCAGTGGCGATCGGCTGCCCATCCCGGCATGTTCTTCGGGTCGAGGCCGAGCGTGTAGAGGGCCATGTTCACCGGTCCCATCTCGGGGTTGAAGATCATGTTCCAGACGACCGCGACGGCGACCAGCGAGGCGACATAAGGGAAGAACATCGCCGTGCGGAAGAAATCGCGCCCGACGATCTTCTGGTTGAGGAGAACGGCGAGGCCGAGGGCGCAGACGAGCGTCGCCGGCACGGAGGCGACCGTGTAGATAACCGTGTTCCAGAACGCCGCGATGAAGGCCTTGTCCTCGAACAGCCGCCAGAAGTTGTCGAGGCCCGCGAATGTGATCGCGTTCGAGCCGTCCCAATGCATGAAGGCGAGCGCGAAGGCGAACAGGATCGGGCCGAGCGTGAAGACGGCAAAGCCGATGAAATTTGGCGCAATGAAGGAGTAGGCGACAAGCGCGTTGCGTATCCTGCGCTGGCGCTTGGACAGGACCGTGACCTTCCGGCCGGAGGCTGCCAGAGCGCCATCCGCTGCGATGACCGAATT from the Rhizobium sp. NZLR1 genome contains:
- a CDS encoding HD domain-containing protein produces the protein MQHLDHAIQIALEAHEGQADKTDRPFFEHCQRVALLVSGDETRTVAYLHDVVEKGSGWTLDRLREEGFPPGIISAVDALTRRTDEPDDDFVRRAASNPLALPVKQADLEDNLSQAEQAGKNAEKYQRGLDLLRELKSR
- a CDS encoding cyclase, which encodes MTTLFVRHEVSDYAAWRKIYDGFSPVQKANGVMAQAVYRAIDNPNDITVTHEFATLEAAQAFSKLDELKTAMRTGGVLGAPTVWFTNKT
- a CDS encoding HIT family protein, which codes for MIEREPFNLKAYVQGIGTRPCFICGLVEDDPAFFHHRVYDDDETIIFLSKYPTLPGYCLVCPKEHREDLARDISADEYLRLQEKVHILSRALKRVFDAERIYVLSLGSQQANSHLHFHVVPLPSGVPLEEQQYHALMAEHGVLQIPDDQMAELAQRIAEAYYSERTNHS
- a CDS encoding DUF2264 domain-containing protein, which produces MIYDPTAANPLSGNPLKTRDDLAKAVIDLFAPLLPYFSEGGARVRLGATGAIFDRAAADLEGFARPLWGIVPLAAGGSHFPHWDLYRRGLSNGTNPNHPEYWGDLADRNQRLVELAAVGFALALVPEHIWEPLSDSQKKTVAAYLVAARDLEFIDNNWKFFRVLIDLGLERVGVAFDRGKTLTYLDELETFDLGEGWYRDGPVRRVDHYIPFAMHFYGLIYAVLARGDEARKDRFRDRARTFAGDIRHWFGPDGAALAFGRSQTYRFAAGGFWGALAFAGVEALPWAEIKGYYMRHIRWWSAMPIAERDGVLSIGYGYPNLLMSESYNSPGSPYWALKFFLPLALAGDHPFWTAEEAPQPEFSEPVALKQAGMVAMHTPGNVVVLSSGQQHDKMRGANEKYSKFVYSTRYAFNIEADDRNFSAASFDGMLGLSDDGVHFRMRETLEEALISGDRLYSRWHPWSDVTVETWLIPENPWHIRIHRIATPRALSTIEGGFAIERADFNADRSEQAKGRAIWYGQTDVSAIVDLSPDPRAGHAMSPIPNTNLIHAKTLLPQLRDEISPGTTLLATAAMALPSRENWTKALGNPPAGPDLDELERCFREKGVRVPAFALWM
- a CDS encoding sugar ABC transporter substrate-binding protein, whose translation is MYLDKLGRTMKLAVAGFTLAAATAGVALAQDAVTLKWALWDWDKTAYYKPLIEAYQAKHPNVKFEPMDLGSQDYQQMISTQLTGGSKDIDIVTIKDVPGYTNLVRAGNIADLSSFVTEQKIDPTPYGGLLEELTIDGKIYSLPFRSDFWIVYYNKDVFDKSGVPYPTNDMTWAQFDATAEKLSGGMGANKTYGALLHTWRSTVQLPGILDGKHTLVDGDYAFLKPWYERALTLQKDGAIPSYAFLKTSNTHYSALFFNGTIGMLPMGTWFVGTQIAKVKSGESKSKNWGIVKFPHPDGVAAGTTAAQISGLAVNANSDHKAAALDFIKFVTGPEGAAVIASTGTFPALKTADVSAKIAATPGFPEDAASKEALIPSKAYLEMAVNPNAAKIEVVLNRVHDAMMTDNTSVDDGLKEMTEGVKAIK
- a CDS encoding YesL family protein, whose product is MQRLRDMWTREGPGIRKDAPKRTGLALFAEILAREWWEMVKLNVLFILASLFVVTLPAALAAMARVSVAFVEDRNTYLLREFTEAFLRYFWRATAWGLALTGALAICIHAIMTYAAGARDDLLLAAPLTIALAAAAFVAVFACHLIVLMVMRDLPALRLLRLAALASVLRPFPALAALTFVATLWLAHILFYPVSAFMPATVNFSLGMFAVAFGVHRAAVLVLDLPEATQPHRKPHAQDAS
- the ugpC gene encoding sn-glycerol-3-phosphate ABC transporter ATP-binding protein UgpC is translated as MASISLKELNKSYGALTVVHDIDLEIADKEFIILVGPSGCGKSTTLRMIAGLEEISGGELKIGGDLMNDVPSKDRDIAMVFQNYALYPHMTVYKNMAFGLQLRKVSRDFIDAQVQDAAKILDIAHLLNRKPKALSGGQRQRVALGRAMVRNPAVFLLDEPLSNLDAKLRGTMRSEITKLHKRLNATFIYVTHDQVEAMTMADRIVVMKDGHIQQVDTPQNLYDRPVNMFVAGFIGAPQMNMLPSTVQRRGDGYVAVFDGRELPLPDHFDKGRIAPYEGRELVLGIRPENFHELPPADISEENLAPLDAVVELAEPMGSEVHLNMVAGGRNLIARVSPRFRPAIGETARLVADMSNAQLFDKETERSILY
- a CDS encoding glycoside hydrolase family 88 protein; this translates as MNAISSVAPQPITDEEVKTALDLAVDQIRRNLPEFTHAAQNHSSVKNFYPAVANDQWTAGFWPGELWLAFEHSGEAVFRDAAQTQVQSFLHRIINRIETDHHDMGFLYSPSCIAAWKLVGDEDGRRAAILAADQLIERFQPIGQFIQAWGRKGKAEEYRYIIDCLLNLPLLYWASRETGDPKYREIALIHARTTLANSVRPDDSTYHTFYMDPVTGAPVRGATKQGYKDDSAWARGQAWGISGMALSYRYERIEEYRQTFDRLLTFYLNRLPADMVPYWDLVFSDADGEPRDSSSASITACGLLEMADLVEAEAAERYRTLARRMMKSLADHYAVKDPTISNGLVLHATYSKKSPFNTCRGEGVDECVSWGDYYYMEALTRLSRRWSSYW
- a CDS encoding carbohydrate ABC transporter permease, which gives rise to MRIAGRKVTVGTVAIYAIVIAVTLIMLMPFAWMLSASLKLSRDVFAFPIEWIPSVPQWQNYVDIWTKIPLALFIYNTSKLTIIVTLLQLLTSSFAAYAFAKLNFPYKNTLFLGYIATIAMPWQVYMVPQFLLMREFGLNNTHLALICLQAFTAFGVFLMRQFYMSIPTELCEAARIDGMNEYQIWARIMLPLSKPALSTLTIFTFVTTWNDFLGPMIYLTKTELKTVQIGLRMFISQYSAEYGLIMAASVVALIPVLVVFLVLQRFFVEGIASTGLKG
- a CDS encoding sugar ABC transporter permease; translated protein: MSMREEEEASVSLSNSVIAADGALAASGRKVTVLSKRQRRIRNALVAYSFIAPNFIGFAVFTLGPILFAFALAFMHWDGSNAITFAGLDNFWRLFEDKAFIAAFWNTVIYTVASVPATLVCALGLAVLLNQKIVGRDFFRTAMFFPYVASLVAVAVVWNMIFNPEMGPVNMALYTLGLDPKNMPGWAADRHWAMVTVILFGIWKNMGYYMVIYLAGLQGINAELYEAADLDGANSWQKFIHVTVPQLGPTTFFVTVMLTIQSFKVFDQIYMITQGGPGTSTLVLVYHIYNEAFISWDLGYSSMVSLVLFFLVLAVTVFQFRRQREDEA